Genomic window (Phycisphaerae bacterium):
ATCGTCTTCGGTCTCGGCGACGGCAGCCACCTCCTGGTCCACCTGCGCATGAGCGGCCGATTCGCGTGGGCCGCCGAGCAGCGCTGGCCGCCGCAACACATCCGCGCCACCTGGGACCTGGATGACGGTCACCGGCTGCTGTTCTGCGACGCGCGCAAGTTCGGGCGGATCGTCCACACGCGGGACCTCGCCGCTGCCACGGCCGACCTGGGCCCGGAGCCACTGGGGCGCGGGTTCACGCCGGGGCGGCTGGGCGAGCTGTTGCAGGGCCGGCGGCGACAGCTCAAGCCGCTGCTGCTCGATCAGGCGGTCATCGCCGGCCTGGGCAATATCTACACGGATGAAGCCCTGTTTCGCGCCGGCCTGCATCCCCTGACGCGCGCGGATCAGCTCACGCCGGGCGACGTGCGGCGATTGCACAGTGCCATTCGCGCTGTCCTGCGCCTGGCCGTCCGCAATCATGGCACGTCGATTGACTGGATCTACCCGGATGGGTGGATGCAACGGCGCCTGGCGGTGTACGGCCGCACGGGCGAACCCTGCCGGCAGTGCGGTACACCGATCGTCGCCCTGCGTGTTGCCCAGCGCGGCACGCACATCTGCCCTGAATGTCAGCCGCCGCACGGATCGCCCCGGCGGGTCAGCGCGGC
Coding sequences:
- the mutM gene encoding DNA-formamidopyrimidine glycosylase; translation: MPELPEVETIVRMYRPRLEGRRIRAFATRWAKNCKPSAKDVRCALVGQTIVRLTRRAKWIVFGLGDGSHLLVHLRMSGRFAWAAEQRWPPQHIRATWDLDDGHRLLFCDARKFGRIVHTRDLAAATADLGPEPLGRGFTPGRLGELLQGRRRQLKPLLLDQAVIAGLGNIYTDEALFRAGLHPLTRADQLTPGDVRRLHSAIRAVLRLAVRNHGTSIDWIYPDGWMQRRLAVYGRTGEPCRQCGTPIVALRVAQRGTHICPECQPPHGSPRRVSAANLKSTDGTRLRSSATTRRPRE